One Nerophis lumbriciformis linkage group LG21, RoL_Nlum_v2.1, whole genome shotgun sequence DNA segment encodes these proteins:
- the tnfaip8l2b gene encoding tumor necrosis factor, alpha-induced protein 8-like protein 2 B yields MDHFSSKDMALKVQKKILSSVANKTSVQMFIDDNTSEILDELYRFSKEYSGNKSEAQKVVKDLIKIAVKIGVLFRNNRFSPEELSLAQDFKKKLHQGAMTAISFYEVDFTFDKTVMSDLLTSCRDLLLKLVNSHLTPKSHSRINHVFNHYADPELLTKLYEPGGHFRPNLTRICKGLNKLVEEGTI; encoded by the exons ATGGACCACTTCAGCTCCAAGGACATGGCCTTAAAGGTCCAGAAGAAGATCCTCAGCAGCGTGGCCAACAAAACCTCCGTCCAGATGTTCATCGACGACAACACCAGCGAAATCCTGGACGAACTGTACCGCTTCTCCAAGGAGTACTCGGGCAACAAGTCCGAGGCCCAGAAGGTGGTCAAAGACCTGATCAAGATCGCGGTGAAGATCGGCGTTCTGTTCCGAAACAACCGCTTCAGCCCCGAGGAGCTGAGCCTGGCACAGGACTTTAAAAAGAAGTTACACCAAGGAGCCATGACGGCCATCAGCTTCTACGAG GTGGACTTCACCTTTGACAAAACAGTGATGTCCGACCTGCTGACCAGCTGCAGAGACCTGCTGCTCAAACTGGTCAACAGCCACCTGACGCCCAAATCTCACAGCCGCATCAACCACGTCTTCAACCATTACGCCGACCCCGAGCTCCTCACTAAGCTGTACGAGCCCGGCGGGCACTTCAGGCCTAACCTGACCCGAATCTGCAAAGGACTCAACAAACTGGTGGAGGAAGGGACAATATGA